The genomic region TTCTTCAGGTCTTCGGCGTCGATCACGACGTTGCCGAGGCGCGGGCCGGCCGGGATGTGGATCTGAACCGAATCGATCTTGACGTTCTTGTCCTCGGCCAGCAGCTCTTCGTAGCGGGCGAGGCGGGCTTTCGACTTCTTCCGGCGGCCCTTCGGGTTCTCCCGGACCCATTCGAGCTCGGCCGCGATCGTCTTGGCCCTGGCGCTCTCCTTGCTCTCTTCCTGTGAAAGGCGCTCCTGCTTCTGCTCGAGCCAGGAGGAGTAGTTGCCTTCGAACGGAATGCCGCGTCCACGGTCGAGCTCGAGGATCCAGCCGGCGACGTTGTCGAGGAAGTAACGATCGTGGGTGACGGCGACAACGGTGCCCTTGTACTCCTCGAGGTGCTGCTCGAGCCAGGCGACCGATTCGGCGTCGAGGTGGTTGGTCGGCTCGTCGAGCAGCAGCAGGTCGGGGGCGCTGAGCAGCAGGCGGCAGAGGGCCACACGGCGCCGTTCGCCACCGGAGAGCTTGCTCACGTCGGCGTCGGAGGGCGGCAGCCGCAGTGCGTCCATCGCCGTGTCGAGCATCGTGTCGAGGTTCCAGGCGTCGGCCGCGTCGATCTTCGCCTGCAGGCGCCCGAACTCGTCGGCGGTCTCGTCCGAGTAGTTCGCGGCCAGCTCGTTGAAGCGGTCGATCAGGTCCTTGGTCTCACGCACGCCGTCCTCGACGTTGCCGCGCACGTCCTTGGTCTCGTCCAGCTGCGGCTCCTGCTCGAGCATGCCGACCGAAGCACCGTCCCGCAGCTGGGCCTCGCCGCGGAACCCGCTGTCGACTCCGGCCATGATCCGGAGCAGGGAGGACTTGCCCGAGCCGTTGCTGCCGAGGATGCCGATCTTGGCGCCCGGCATGAAGTTCAGGGAGATGTCGGTGAGGACCTCTTTGTTCGGCGGGTGGGTCCTCGAGACCTGGTACATGGTGAAGATGTAGTCAGCCATTGATCGCCACCTTATCCATCGTGGTGCCGCGGCCTTCGGATAGGCTCGACGCAGAGGGAGATGGAAGTAAACGCCAACTTCTACATTCAGTCGATCGTCGCCGTGGTGGTCATCACCGATCCGCTGACGCGCGGCATCTTTTTCCGGCAGCTCACGGCCGCGGAACCCGAGCGCCGGGTGGAGTACGTCCGCAAAATCACCATCGCCGTTGCGGTGGTGCTCTTTGGTTCGGCACTGATCGGCAAGGAGCTGCTCGAGGCGATGGGGATCAACCTCGGCGCCTTCGGGGTGGCCGGTGGCCTGGTCGTCTCCCTGATGGGTTTCGAGATGCTCTTCGGTGGCGAGCCGAGCCGGGCTCAGGGCGGCAAGGAGTCCAGGGAGCAGCCGGAGAGCTTCGAAGGTGGGGTGATCGTGCCTTACGCCATCCCCTTCGTGGCCGGCCCGGGTGCGATCACGACCGTGATCACGATCTCATCAACTACCTCAGACGGTTCGGCGACGATCGCGGCCCTGGTGGCAGTCGCGGTGGCCGTAATCGCCCTGCCGATCGGTCACTTACTGGTTGCAAAGTACGTGAACCTCTCGGAACAGGGCGACGTCGATGTTTCCGCGGGTCGCGTTCGAGTACGGGCAGACCAGATGGGCCGCGGCGACGAGCTTCTTGGCCAGGGCAGCGTCTTTGACCCCACTGAGCGTGACGTCGAGTGCGCCGCCGATTTCGAATCCGCGGTCGTCGTTCGTCTTGAGGTCGACCTTCGAATCGAAGGCGACATCGCCGAGATCGACCTTTTCACGCCTTGCGACGGCGCCGAGGGCGCCCTCGAAACAGGCCGCCCATCCGACCGCGAAAAGTTGTTCCGGGTTGGTCCCGACTTCATCGGTACCCGGCAGGCGCAAGTCGACTTCGAGGACGCCGTCGGAAGTCTTGCCGTGGCCTTCGGTCCGACCTCCGACCACGTGTGCTTCGGCGGTGTAGATCACTTCTCCAGCCATGGGTCTCCGATCAGTCGTTAGCTTCAGATCGGTTCGATGCTAACGGGCGACCGACCCGGTCAAGATCAGCGCCGGCGCCGGGCCGGCTCGCAGGTTTTCAGCCGGTTCTTGCCGGGCCCGCCTTTGCAGATGTCCTTGCCTTTGCCACCAATCAGCCTGTCCTTGCCGGGGCCTCCGGTCAGTGTGTCTTTGCCACCGTCGCCGTGCAGGGTGTCGTTGCCGGGTCCGCCGACCAGGTTGTCGTTGCCGGGTCCGCCGACCAGGTTGTCGTTGCCGGGTCCGCCGACCAGGTTGTCGTTGCCGTTGCCGCCGCAGACGAGGTCGTTGCCGCTGAGACCCTTGATCACGTCGTTGCCACCGAGCCCGGTGATCACGTCCAGCTTCTTCGTGCCCTTCAGCGTGTCCTTGCCCGGGGTGCCGCTGATCGTGGCGGCCACCCCGGCGCACTTGATCCCGGCGGGGTTCGGGTCGGGGTCGGGTGGCTTCGGGTAGTCGACCGTGTACCTCGCGAGGCTGGTTCGATCTTCGGCGCCGCCTACGGACCGGCCCGCCATCACGTACCTGCCCTGACCATCAACCGCAATTCCCCAGCCGTCGGCCTCAGGCGCAAAGAAGTCATCGAACAGGAACCCGTTTTCTCCGAAACTCTGGTCGAATGCCCCATTTGTCCCAAATCGCATCATCAGGGCATCACCGGCAAAGGTCTCCGCGTTCACCAGACTTCCAGAGGTAATGATCCTGCCGGCCGGATCCAGCGTGGCGCTACGGGTGTAGTCCGACTCGGGGGTGCCAGTAGTCACCCGACCGTCGCCGCTGAACGTCTGGTCGAGAGCGCCGTCCGGCGTCAGCCTGGCGATCGCGGTGTCGTACGGCGTGTTGAGGGCCTGGCGTACATATCCCGCCAGAACTATTCGCTTCTGCGCGTCGATCAGGACCTCGGCCGCGGATTCCTCCGGTGCCGTGG from Thermoleophilia bacterium harbors:
- a CDS encoding Ohr family peroxiredoxin; translation: MAGEVIYTAEAHVVGGRTEGHGKTSDGVLEVDLRLPGTDEVGTNPEQLFAVGWAACFEGALGAVARREKVDLGDVAFDSKVDLKTNDDRGFEIGGALDVTLSGVKDAALAKKLVAAAHLVCPYSNATRGNIDVALFREVHVLCNQ
- the ettA gene encoding energy-dependent translational throttle protein EttA codes for the protein MADYIFTMYQVSRTHPPNKEVLTDISLNFMPGAKIGILGSNGSGKSSLLRIMAGVDSGFRGEAQLRDGASVGMLEQEPQLDETKDVRGNVEDGVRETKDLIDRFNELAANYSDETADEFGRLQAKIDAADAWNLDTMLDTAMDALRLPPSDADVSKLSGGERRRVALCRLLLSAPDLLLLDEPTNHLDAESVAWLEQHLEEYKGTVVAVTHDRYFLDNVAGWILELDRGRGIPFEGNYSSWLEQKQERLSQEESKESARAKTIAAELEWVRENPKGRRKKSKARLARYEELLAEDKNVKIDSVQIHIPAGPRLGNVVIDAEDLKKAFGDKLLIEDLSFKLPPAGIVGIIGPNGAGKTTLFRMVVGEEKPDSGSIRLGDTVQLAYVDQSRDDLDPEKNVWEVISDGDDHIDVGGHKLNSRAYVSSFNFKGSDQQRKVGVLSGGERNRVHLAKLLRSGGNLLLLDEPTNDLDVDTLRALEEALLNFAGCAVVISHDRWFLDRVATHILAFEGDSQVVWFEGNLEAYEENRHARLGPEADRPHRITYKKLVRD